A single window of Selenomonas sputigena DNA harbors:
- a CDS encoding GerMN domain-containing protein — protein sequence MKIMKSMLALLMLLTLLLAVGCGADDKSKGADTPAADKPAATDKKDAGAKNGSAKPAEKIGIKVYYPDDNGMKLVAETRTVETTQDGKYKAAMESLLSGTKAKGVITIIPKKTKLKSVAVKDGIATVDFSEDLVKNFAGGSTGEEMLVGSIVNTLTEFPEVKSVQILLEGKKVDSLAGHLDTSKPLKRMTELL from the coding sequence ATGAAAATCATGAAATCCATGCTCGCGCTCCTCATGCTTCTGACGCTTCTCCTTGCTGTGGGCTGCGGCGCAGACGACAAATCCAAGGGCGCGGACACGCCGGCGGCAGACAAGCCAGCGGCGACAGACAAGAAGGACGCGGGGGCGAAGAACGGCTCGGCCAAGCCGGCAGAAAAGATCGGCATCAAGGTCTACTATCCCGACGACAACGGCATGAAGCTCGTAGCCGAGACGCGCACGGTCGAGACGACGCAGGACGGCAAGTACAAGGCGGCGATGGAATCCCTGCTCTCGGGCACGAAGGCGAAGGGCGTCATCACGATCATCCCCAAGAAGACGAAGCTCAAGAGCGTTGCAGTCAAGGACGGCATTGCGACCGTCGATTTCAGCGAAGACCTCGTCAAGAACTTTGCAGGAGGCTCGACGGGAGAGGAAATGCTCGTCGGCTCCATCGTCAACACTCTGACCGAGTTCCCCGAGGTGAAGTCCGTGCAGATCCTCCTCGAAGGAAAGAAAGTCGACTCTCTGGCCGGTCACCTCGACACGTCGAAGCCACTCA